The following proteins come from a genomic window of Dehalococcoidia bacterium:
- a CDS encoding FAD binding domain-containing protein, with translation VDDGEPLPLHRLLPDHRVHPGRCGGEVAMHDFTFHAPDSLSGALELLAEHDGDAKLLAGGTSLTTLLKQSLIAPDHIVSLHRVPGLDSIEASDGELRIGGLTTQRDMET, from the coding sequence GAGTGGATGATGGGGAACCTCTGCCGCTGCACCGGCTACTACCAGATCATCGAGTCCATCCAGGCCGCTGCGGAGGCGAAGTAGCCATGCACGACTTCACCTTCCACGCACCAGACTCCCTCTCCGGCGCGCTCGAACTGCTCGCCGAGCACGACGGCGACGCCAAGCTGCTCGCTGGCGGCACCTCGCTCACCACGCTCCTGAAGCAGTCGCTCATCGCGCCCGACCACATCGTCAGCCTACACCGCGTGCCCGGCCTCGACTCCATCGAGGCGTCGGACGGCGAGCTCCGCATCGGCGGGCTCACCACCCAGCGCGACATGGAGACGT
- a CDS encoding amidohydrolase family protein: protein MTTNNAPTIVDSDGHIIESIEEMAEFLDPAIRDTALGTGGIGTIIELSRRSLFGTLDGLHFTKVDTGDHATARRQRINASDHRMGSAQDWKALLDQSGMAETVVYTTEGLQVGKLRNRDYVVGLCRGYNDYVADCYQRYDSRIHPIGLIPMQDPNRAALELRRAVKELGLLGAMLPSTGLDLHLGHEYYWPVYQEASDLGCILAVHGGSNVGIGIDSFTDLTTSGIVHHPVPLLYAFVSFIYDRVFERFPDMRVAFLEGGCAWVALALDRIQRAAEFSGAPPRPVEEYLASGNLLIGCEGVDPTLPYLAGRVGIEPFAYSSDYPHEVDFQSAMDEIQETIADDGLSDDQKTAVLGGNAKRFYRL from the coding sequence ATGACAACCAACAACGCGCCAACCATAGTGGATTCGGATGGGCACATCATCGAATCGATCGAGGAGATGGCGGAGTTCCTCGACCCAGCCATCAGGGATACGGCGCTGGGGACCGGTGGCATTGGAACGATCATCGAACTGAGCAGGAGGAGTCTCTTTGGGACACTCGACGGGTTGCACTTCACCAAGGTAGATACCGGCGACCATGCGACAGCACGTCGCCAACGCATCAACGCGAGCGATCACCGCATGGGCTCCGCCCAGGACTGGAAGGCACTGCTCGACCAGTCAGGCATGGCAGAGACGGTCGTCTACACAACTGAGGGACTGCAGGTAGGCAAGCTGAGAAACAGAGACTACGTTGTAGGTCTGTGCCGCGGGTACAACGACTACGTCGCGGACTGCTACCAAAGGTATGACAGCCGCATCCATCCCATCGGACTGATCCCGATGCAAGACCCTAACCGCGCAGCGCTCGAGCTTCGGCGCGCCGTCAAGGAGTTAGGGTTGTTGGGCGCGATGCTCCCTTCGACAGGTCTCGATCTCCACCTGGGGCACGAGTACTACTGGCCTGTGTACCAGGAGGCCTCAGACCTTGGCTGCATCCTCGCCGTCCACGGCGGCTCAAACGTCGGGATCGGCATCGACTCGTTCACCGACCTCACGACATCCGGCATCGTTCATCATCCGGTCCCGTTGTTGTACGCCTTCGTATCCTTTATCTACGACCGCGTCTTCGAACGCTTTCCTGATATGCGCGTCGCGTTCCTGGAAGGCGGTTGCGCTTGGGTGGCCCTGGCTCTGGACCGGATCCAGCGGGCCGCCGAGTTTTCCGGGGCGCCTCCTCGCCCGGTGGAAGAGTACCTCGCCAGCGGCAATCTCCTCATCGGCTGCGAAGGCGTGGACCCCACGCTGCCGTACCTGGCCGGCCGGGTCGGAATCGAGCCATTCGCCTATTCGTCCGACTATCCCCACGAGGTCGATTTCCAATCTGCCATGGACGAGATACAGGAGACTATCGCGGACGATGGGCTTTCGGACGACCAGAAGACCGCAGTCTTGGGAGGCAACGCCAAGCGGTTCTACAGGCTCTAA